In Pasteurella multocida subsp. multocida OH4807, a genomic segment contains:
- a CDS encoding hydroxyethylthiazole kinase (COG2145 Hydroxyethylthiazole kinase, sugar kinase family), with translation MLKPKYLQKIKSQNPLIHNITNVVAANFSANGLLAIGASPLMSAAIEEMDEVPRISNALVINIGTLMGKEVAEMVLAGQTANQVDIPVVLDPVGVGATSFRKQTVVTLLKEVKFAAIRGNAGELATIADVDWQAKGVDAGKGNANLAEIARIVAEKYDCVAMISGATDYLSDGKRHAQIHNGTPLFPKITASGCLLSAVCGAFLAVAKPEEYFDAMVEGCTTYALAGELAAKQLSDTQHGQFYVGLLDQLANISPEQVSQLARVSYE, from the coding sequence ATGCTAAAACCAAAATACCTACAAAAAATCAAATCCCAAAACCCTCTCATCCACAACATCACCAACGTGGTGGCGGCTAACTTCTCTGCAAATGGATTACTTGCGATTGGGGCTTCGCCATTAATGTCTGCTGCGATTGAAGAAATGGACGAAGTGCCACGCATCAGCAATGCACTGGTGATTAATATCGGCACTTTAATGGGAAAAGAAGTGGCTGAGATGGTGTTAGCGGGTCAAACAGCTAACCAAGTGGACATTCCTGTGGTGTTAGACCCTGTGGGCGTCGGTGCAACCAGTTTCCGTAAACAAACTGTCGTAACCTTATTAAAAGAAGTGAAGTTTGCTGCAATTCGTGGCAATGCAGGTGAGTTAGCCACAATCGCAGATGTGGACTGGCAAGCAAAAGGCGTAGATGCAGGCAAAGGCAATGCAAATTTAGCGGAAATCGCACGTATTGTTGCAGAGAAATATGATTGTGTGGCGATGATCAGCGGTGCAACGGATTATTTAAGTGATGGCAAACGCCACGCTCAAATTCACAACGGTACACCATTATTCCCGAAAATCACGGCATCAGGTTGCTTATTAAGTGCGGTCTGTGGTGCGTTTTTAGCAGTGGCTAAGCCTGAAGAATATTTTGATGCTATGGTTGAGGGTTGCACCACTTATGCCCTAGCTGGCGAGTTAGCCGCAAAACAGTTAAGTGACACACAACACGGACAATTTTATGTGGGCTTATTAGATCAATTAGCCAACATTTCCCCAGAACAAGTTTCACAATTAGCGAGAGTGTCTTATGAATAA
- a CDS encoding ABC transporter ATP-binding protein (COG1116 ABC-type nitrate/sulfonate/bicarbonate transport system, ATPase component) has product MNAVEIRSLTLTYNQEPLFLGFDFALPKGKWTSILGASGVGKSTLLRAIAGLENEAKTQGEICFPHNEKISYMAQQDALYPWLSVIDNVQLAQYLTHSKTPETQAKAQQLLAAVKMDMHQHKACYHLSGGQRQRVALARTLMQEADIVLMDEPFSALDAVTRLQLQNLACELLKHKTVLLITHDPQEAIRLSDEIYVLQNYPATLSEKITPTGTAPRELVQDDLWQLQQHLLAQLMKGAE; this is encoded by the coding sequence ATGAATGCGGTTGAAATTCGTTCACTCACATTGACATATAACCAAGAACCGTTGTTCTTAGGGTTTGATTTTGCGTTACCTAAAGGAAAGTGGACGAGTATTTTGGGCGCATCTGGTGTGGGGAAATCCACCTTGTTGCGCGCGATTGCAGGGCTTGAGAATGAAGCGAAAACACAAGGGGAAATTTGCTTTCCGCATAATGAAAAAATCAGCTATATGGCACAACAAGATGCGTTGTATCCTTGGTTGTCTGTCATCGATAACGTTCAACTAGCTCAATATTTAACCCATTCAAAAACACCAGAAACGCAAGCCAAGGCACAGCAGTTGTTAGCTGCGGTCAAAATGGATATGCACCAGCACAAGGCTTGTTATCATTTATCTGGTGGACAAAGACAGCGCGTCGCCCTTGCTCGTACGTTAATGCAAGAGGCGGACATCGTTTTAATGGACGAACCTTTTTCGGCATTGGACGCCGTAACCCGTTTGCAATTGCAAAATCTCGCTTGTGAGTTGCTGAAACACAAGACCGTTTTATTGATCACACACGATCCGCAAGAGGCGATTCGATTAAGTGATGAAATCTATGTGTTACAAAATTATCCAGCGACGCTTTCAGAGAAAATCACGCCCACAGGCACAGCACCTCGTGAATTAGTGCAAGATGATTTGTGGCAATTGCAGCAGCATTTACTCGCCCAGCTGATGAAAGGTGCGGAATAA
- a CDS encoding shikimate dehydrogenase (COG0169 Shikimate 5-dehydrogenase), with translation MDKYAVWGNPIAQSKSPQIHKIFAEQTQQQMEYVAMLGDEQDFEQQLRVFFDKGAQGCNITAPFKERAFQLADIHSERCLTAEACNTLKKLEDGRLYADNTDGAGLVSDLQRLGWLKPEQRILILGAGGATKGVLLPLLQAKQHIVLANRTLSKAEGLAQKFAQYGSIEAVALANIPVQKFDLIINATSSGLHGQTVNITPEILQKATALYDMQYAKGTDTPFIALCKQLGNHNVSDGFGMLVAQAAHAFELWRGVMPEFERLLEEKAL, from the coding sequence ATGGATAAATATGCGGTGTGGGGCAACCCAATTGCGCAAAGTAAATCGCCACAAATTCACAAAATTTTTGCTGAGCAAACGCAACAGCAAATGGAATATGTGGCAATGCTCGGCGATGAACAAGATTTTGAACAGCAATTGCGTGTCTTTTTTGATAAAGGTGCGCAAGGTTGCAACATTACTGCACCCTTTAAAGAACGTGCTTTTCAGTTAGCAGACATTCACAGCGAGCGTTGTTTAACCGCAGAAGCTTGTAACACTTTGAAAAAATTAGAAGATGGGCGTTTATATGCTGACAATACCGACGGCGCAGGCTTAGTCAGTGATTTACAACGTTTAGGCTGGCTTAAACCAGAACAAAGGATTTTGATTTTAGGGGCAGGTGGCGCAACAAAAGGCGTGTTATTGCCTTTATTACAAGCGAAGCAACATATTGTGTTAGCCAACCGCACATTGAGCAAAGCAGAAGGTTTAGCGCAAAAATTTGCACAATATGGCAGCATTGAAGCTGTCGCATTAGCTAATATTCCAGTGCAAAAATTCGATTTAATCATCAACGCAACTTCTTCGGGCTTACACGGACAAACCGTCAACATCACCCCAGAAATTTTGCAAAAAGCCACTGCACTTTACGATATGCAATACGCCAAAGGCACCGACACGCCATTCATTGCCCTCTGCAAACAATTAGGCAATCACAATGTGAGCGATGGCTTCGGCATGCTCGTCGCACAAGCCGCTCACGCCTTTGAATTGTGGCGCGGCGTAATGCCAGAGTTTGAACGGTTATTGGAAGAAAAGGCGCTTTAA
- a CDS encoding ABC transporter substrate-binding protein (COG0715 ABC-type nitrate/sulfonate/bicarbonate transport systems, periplasmic components), which yields MQNFVKNTLTVALAMGVSLSVSAKEKLTLLLDWFVNPDHAAIIVAQQKGYFEQNGLEVEIVEPADPSLPPKLVAAGKADLAVDYQPQLQIQVAEDLPLTRVGTLVATPLNTLIVLEKSDIKTLADLKGKKIGYSVSGFEDSLLKAMLKSAGLTGKDVEMVNVNWSLSPSVISVQVDAVVGGFRNFELNQMQLEKQPGRAFYPEEHGVPVYDELILVANKTSMPKEKISKFLTALEQATIYTINHPDDAWKSFVAYKPKELDNDLNRLAWKDTLPRLALRPRALDGHRYERMAAFLKENGLTKVVKPLSDYAVEVK from the coding sequence ATGCAAAACTTCGTGAAAAATACGCTTACAGTTGCACTCGCAATGGGCGTCAGCCTTTCTGTATCCGCAAAAGAAAAATTAACTTTATTGCTCGATTGGTTTGTAAACCCAGATCACGCCGCCATCATCGTGGCACAACAAAAAGGTTATTTTGAACAAAATGGCTTAGAAGTTGAAATTGTTGAGCCAGCCGATCCTTCTCTGCCACCCAAATTAGTGGCCGCAGGTAAAGCGGATTTAGCGGTGGATTACCAACCACAATTACAAATCCAAGTGGCTGAAGATTTACCGCTCACTCGTGTTGGTACGTTAGTGGCAACTCCATTAAACACCTTGATTGTATTAGAAAAAAGCGACATCAAAACTCTCGCTGATTTAAAAGGTAAAAAAATTGGTTATTCAGTGAGTGGCTTTGAGGACTCATTGTTAAAAGCCATGTTGAAATCAGCAGGTTTAACTGGCAAAGATGTGGAAATGGTGAATGTAAACTGGTCACTTTCACCGTCTGTAATTAGCGTTCAAGTGGACGCTGTGGTCGGCGGTTTCCGTAACTTTGAATTAAACCAGATGCAATTAGAAAAACAACCAGGTCGTGCGTTCTACCCAGAAGAGCACGGGGTACCGGTATATGATGAGTTAATTTTAGTGGCAAACAAAACGTCAATGCCAAAAGAAAAAATTAGCAAATTTTTAACCGCACTTGAGCAAGCCACCATTTACACAATAAACCACCCAGATGATGCGTGGAAATCATTCGTTGCATACAAACCAAAAGAATTAGACAACGACCTCAACCGTTTAGCGTGGAAAGACACCTTACCACGTTTAGCCTTACGCCCAAGAGCGTTAGACGGTCACCGTTATGAAAGAATGGCGGCGTTTTTAAAAGAAAATGGCTTAACGAAAGTGGTTAAACCATTGAGTGATTATGCGGTAGAAGTCAAATAG
- a CDS encoding TopA protein (COG0551 Zn-finger domain associated with topoisomerase type I) — MSERLFQHTKQEEHCPVCNALLQVKQGKKGLFLGCSAYPDCDYLRPLQPHSESKILKVLEQPCPECQHLLVLKQGHFGMFIGCSNYPECHFVVHDEPEEQAEETVPCPECQKGELMARRGRQGKVFYGCNRYPQCKFTLPSKPYLVACPVCESPVCTLKKETETHRTFQCVNKSCRHIFDSEI, encoded by the coding sequence ATGAGCGAACGCCTTTTTCAACATACAAAACAAGAAGAACATTGTCCTGTTTGCAACGCTTTGTTGCAAGTCAAACAGGGTAAAAAAGGCTTGTTTTTAGGTTGTAGCGCGTATCCTGATTGTGATTATTTGCGCCCTTTACAGCCACATTCTGAAAGCAAAATCCTCAAAGTGTTAGAACAGCCATGCCCAGAATGTCAGCACCTGTTGGTATTAAAACAAGGGCATTTTGGAATGTTTATTGGGTGTAGCAATTATCCAGAATGTCATTTTGTGGTCCACGATGAACCTGAGGAACAGGCGGAAGAAACCGTCCCTTGCCCGGAATGCCAAAAAGGCGAATTGATGGCGCGTCGTGGGCGTCAAGGCAAAGTGTTTTATGGTTGTAATCGCTATCCTCAATGCAAATTTACGTTACCTAGCAAGCCGTATTTAGTGGCTTGTCCTGTGTGCGAAAGCCCAGTTTGTACCTTGAAAAAAGAAACGGAAACTCACCGCACTTTTCAATGTGTGAACAAAAGCTGTCGCCATATTTTTGACTCGGAAATCTAA
- a CDS encoding ribosome maturation factor RimN (COG0009 Putative translation factor (SUA5)), whose amino-acid sequence MNIQQIVAQLKQNEVVAYPTEAVFGLGCNPNSESAVQKLLILKQRPIEKGLILVAPSLDYLLPFIDTSNFEDAHWQRLQGQYDRPTTWVVPAKSTTPKFLTGQFDSIAVRLCQHDAVKQLCEQAGFALTSTSANLTTLPPCRTAQEVRGQFGEDFPVLDLQVGSATNPSEIRDLFTHQLFRQG is encoded by the coding sequence ATGAATATTCAACAAATCGTCGCACAACTTAAACAAAATGAAGTGGTCGCTTACCCAACGGAAGCCGTATTTGGCTTGGGTTGTAATCCAAACAGTGAAAGTGCGGTGCAAAAATTATTAATTTTGAAACAACGACCAATTGAAAAAGGGCTGATTTTAGTCGCCCCGAGCTTGGATTATTTACTGCCATTTATTGATACGTCAAATTTTGAAGATGCACACTGGCAACGCCTGCAAGGGCAATATGATCGCCCAACCACTTGGGTAGTGCCAGCAAAAAGCACCACGCCGAAATTTTTAACCGGACAATTCGACAGCATTGCGGTGCGGTTATGTCAGCACGATGCAGTGAAGCAACTCTGTGAGCAAGCGGGCTTTGCGTTGACTTCAACCAGTGCCAATCTCACCACTTTGCCACCTTGCCGCACTGCGCAAGAGGTTCGCGGCCAATTTGGCGAGGATTTCCCTGTGTTAGATTTACAGGTGGGCAGTGCGACGAATCCGTCTGAAATTCGAGATCTTTTTACTCATCAACTGTTTAGACAAGGTTAA
- a CDS encoding bifunctional hydroxy-methylpyrimidine kinase/ hydroxy-phosphomethylpyrimidine kinase (COG0351 Hydroxymethylpyrimidine/phosphomethylpyrimidine kinase) → MNNIAQALTIAGSDSGGGAGIQADLKTFQMRGVFGTSAITAITAQNTLGVFDIHPIPLTTIEAQLKAIADDFQISAFKIGMLGTAEIIECVANALKKYHFGKMVLDPVMIAKGGAPLLQQNAVNALKQHLVPMAEVITPNLPEAEALTGIKIVDDKTALEAATLLQQMGAKNIVIKGGHTEDSQSTVCRDWIFTPTETFFLDSPRFPTKHTHGTGCTFSACLAAELAKGNSVVDAVKTAKAFITAAISDPLNIGHGYGPTNHWAYSKVEK, encoded by the coding sequence ATGAATAATATTGCACAAGCCTTAACCATCGCGGGCTCTGATAGCGGTGGCGGTGCGGGTATCCAAGCGGACTTAAAAACCTTCCAAATGCGTGGTGTGTTTGGTACTTCGGCGATTACCGCCATTACTGCACAAAACACGTTAGGCGTATTTGACATTCACCCGATTCCCTTAACGACGATTGAAGCACAGTTGAAAGCCATTGCGGACGACTTCCAAATTTCAGCGTTTAAAATCGGTATGTTAGGCACGGCAGAAATTATCGAATGTGTGGCGAATGCATTGAAAAAATACCACTTCGGCAAAATGGTGTTAGACCCAGTAATGATTGCAAAAGGTGGTGCACCGTTATTACAACAAAATGCAGTCAATGCGTTGAAACAGCATTTAGTGCCAATGGCAGAAGTGATTACGCCAAACTTACCTGAAGCGGAAGCGTTAACAGGCATTAAAATTGTGGACGATAAGACCGCACTTGAGGCAGCAACTTTATTACAGCAAATGGGCGCAAAAAATATCGTGATTAAAGGCGGTCACACTGAAGATTCACAAAGCACGGTTTGTCGTGACTGGATTTTCACCCCAACTGAAACTTTTTTCTTAGACAGCCCACGTTTCCCAACAAAACATACGCACGGTACAGGTTGTACGTTCTCAGCTTGCCTAGCGGCTGAATTAGCGAAAGGCAATTCTGTTGTTGATGCAGTGAAAACCGCGAAGGCTTTCATTACAGCAGCGATTAGTGACCCGTTAAATATTGGTCACGGGTACGGGCCAACAAACCATTGGGCCTATTCTAAAGTGGAAAAATAA
- a CDS encoding Maf-like protein (COG0424 Nucleotide-binding protein implicated in inhibition of septum formation) — protein MSYSQFYLASSSPRRSQILQNLGFKFDVFCCEIDEIPLPNEKGADYVLRMAIEKNHAARQKWQQEKLAKNAPHLPFLSADTSVILDDNILGKPQNAADAAQMLRALSGREHQVITAVCVADNQQMKTAVQISKVHFKTLTEKEIQAYIATGEPMDKAGAYGIQQLGGAFIEHIDGSFTGVMGLPVFESVALLKTFGVELF, from the coding sequence ATGTCTTATTCCCAATTTTACCTTGCCTCGAGCAGCCCACGTCGTTCACAAATTTTGCAAAATCTTGGCTTTAAATTTGACGTGTTTTGTTGCGAAATTGATGAAATACCGTTGCCGAATGAAAAGGGAGCGGATTATGTGTTGCGTATGGCGATTGAGAAAAATCACGCCGCACGCCAAAAGTGGCAACAGGAAAAACTTGCGAAAAATGCACCGCACTTACCTTTTCTGTCTGCGGATACTTCAGTGATTTTAGACGATAACATTTTAGGCAAGCCACAAAATGCAGCTGATGCAGCACAGATGTTGCGTGCGTTGTCAGGCAGAGAACATCAAGTGATTACGGCAGTTTGTGTTGCCGATAATCAGCAAATGAAAACAGCAGTACAAATCAGCAAAGTACACTTCAAAACCTTAACAGAAAAAGAAATTCAAGCCTATATCGCAACGGGCGAACCGATGGATAAAGCGGGTGCTTATGGTATTCAGCAGCTAGGCGGTGCGTTTATTGAGCATATCGACGGCAGTTTTACTGGTGTAATGGGCTTGCCGGTGTTTGAAAGCGTGGCATTATTGAAGACGTTTGGGGTAGAATTGTTTTAA
- a CDS encoding RarD protein (COG2962 Predicted permeases), whose amino-acid sequence MLKGIILSLSASVLFGYLYYFSTLLLPLGGEDIFGFRIIFTLPFVIAAVFLFKQKPALLHYFERVKQHPLLILGFLFNSAMMGIQIWLFLWAPNNGSALSVSFGYLLLPLVMVLTGRLIFKEHISRLKFFAVIIAAIGVFSNILLKGGLSWEALLVSIGYSTYFATRKILKINDLAGFCIEMTLLLPVCIYFAFQVDLNAVQQVNPNILWLLLLLGLISGVALNTYILASSVLPINVLGLLGYAEPIMMLLVSFLIGEQLDSATYPLFICLILSMLLFMAEGLIRLKRRYK is encoded by the coding sequence ATGTTAAAAGGGATAATTTTATCGTTATCGGCTTCTGTCTTATTTGGTTATTTGTATTATTTTTCTACTCTGTTATTGCCACTGGGTGGCGAAGATATTTTCGGTTTTCGCATTATTTTTACGTTACCGTTTGTCATTGCAGCAGTCTTCTTATTCAAACAAAAACCCGCCTTATTGCATTATTTTGAACGAGTAAAACAACATCCCTTGCTTATTCTCGGCTTCCTGTTTAATTCGGCAATGATGGGGATTCAAATTTGGTTGTTCTTGTGGGCACCTAATAATGGCAGCGCACTTAGCGTGTCTTTTGGTTACTTATTATTACCTTTAGTCATGGTGCTAACAGGAAGACTAATTTTCAAAGAGCACATCTCGCGCCTCAAATTCTTTGCCGTCATCATTGCAGCAATCGGCGTGTTTTCCAATATTCTGTTAAAAGGTGGGTTATCATGGGAAGCCCTTCTCGTGAGTATTGGCTACAGTACCTATTTTGCCACACGTAAAATCCTCAAAATTAACGATCTTGCGGGTTTCTGTATTGAAATGACATTGTTATTGCCAGTTTGTATTTACTTCGCCTTCCAAGTTGATCTGAACGCAGTACAACAGGTCAACCCCAATATTTTATGGTTACTCCTCTTACTAGGCTTAATCAGCGGCGTGGCACTCAACACCTACATCCTCGCCAGCAGTGTATTGCCAATTAACGTTCTCGGCTTACTTGGCTACGCAGAACCAATAATGATGCTCCTCGTTTCTTTCTTAATCGGCGAACAACTCGACAGTGCCACCTATCCACTCTTCATCTGCCTCATTCTGTCAATGTTGTTATTTATGGCAGAAGGCTTGATTAGATTGAAACGGCGTTATAAATAA
- a CDS encoding hypothetical protein (COG0819 Putative transcription activator) has translation MSTTQQLINNAGQYWQDYVHHPFVQQMANGTLPKACFQHYLKQDYLFLFQYNRALSLGIYKAENFAQMKTAHEAIGALLHEIQLHIQFCESWGIDEETLFSTEESAACVAYTRYVLDAGMTGGLVELYTAIAPCAIGYAVIAKHIVESGVSPENNPYQAWIDAYSGDEFQTAAQNAIDALDALCAGLTETQIAKLQQIFNTATRMESAFWQMGLDLS, from the coding sequence ATGTCAACAACACAACAACTTATCAACAATGCTGGGCAATATTGGCAGGATTATGTCCACCACCCATTTGTGCAACAAATGGCAAACGGCACCCTACCAAAAGCCTGCTTCCAACACTATTTGAAACAAGATTATTTATTCCTGTTTCAATACAATCGAGCGCTCTCATTGGGCATTTATAAAGCCGAAAATTTTGCTCAAATGAAAACTGCACACGAGGCAATTGGTGCATTGTTGCACGAAATTCAATTACATATTCAATTCTGCGAAAGCTGGGGAATTGATGAAGAAACATTATTCAGCACCGAAGAATCTGCTGCTTGCGTGGCTTACACACGTTACGTGTTAGATGCTGGAATGACAGGCGGTCTAGTTGAGCTTTATACCGCTATCGCACCTTGCGCTATTGGCTATGCGGTGATTGCAAAACACATTGTAGAAAGTGGCGTAAGCCCTGAAAACAACCCGTATCAAGCGTGGATTGATGCTTATTCAGGCGATGAATTTCAAACCGCAGCACAAAACGCAATTGATGCATTAGATGCGTTATGTGCAGGTTTAACTGAGACACAAATCGCAAAATTACAGCAGATTTTTAATACTGCAACCCGTATGGAATCTGCATTTTGGCAAATGGGATTAGATTTAAGCTAA
- a CDS encoding ABC transporter permease (COG0600 ABC-type nitrate/sulfonate/bicarbonate transport system, permease component) gives MKIKTLLKVTLLSLLLLGLWQSAVSFFDVPRYMLPPPTEVFDQLTSRYDLLWEHAQVTLLEIGLGLFLGITLGLISALLLSLSRHLSAFLLPLLVISQAIPVFAIAPLLVLWFGYGLASKIVMTVLIIYFPVTAACYDGLRNAPNQWQELAKTMQVPPLSMLFKVRLPAALPSFASGLRIAVSVAPIGAIVGEWVGSSQGLGYLMLHANARMQVDLMFSALFVLMLMSLCLYFSVDYLLNKWLPWVRFLK, from the coding sequence ATGAAAATCAAAACGCTCCTCAAAGTCACGCTACTTTCATTATTATTGCTTGGATTATGGCAAAGTGCGGTCAGTTTTTTTGATGTGCCACGCTATATGTTGCCACCACCAACCGAAGTTTTCGACCAACTCACTAGCCGCTACGATTTATTGTGGGAACACGCTCAAGTGACCTTATTAGAAATCGGGCTAGGGCTATTTTTAGGCATCACATTAGGGCTGATATCCGCCCTACTTTTAAGTTTATCACGCCATTTATCCGCATTTTTATTACCCTTATTAGTCATCTCGCAAGCCATTCCTGTTTTTGCGATCGCGCCGTTATTGGTGCTGTGGTTTGGCTATGGGTTAGCCTCCAAAATCGTAATGACGGTGCTCATTATTTATTTCCCTGTTACCGCTGCTTGTTATGACGGCTTACGCAACGCGCCAAACCAATGGCAAGAACTGGCAAAAACAATGCAAGTGCCACCGCTTTCGATGTTATTTAAAGTGAGATTACCCGCTGCATTGCCTTCTTTTGCATCGGGTTTACGCATTGCGGTATCCGTTGCTCCCATCGGGGCGATTGTCGGCGAGTGGGTCGGTTCATCACAGGGATTGGGGTATTTAATGCTTCACGCCAACGCACGAATGCAAGTGGATTTAATGTTCTCGGCATTATTCGTTTTAATGCTAATGAGCTTGTGTTTGTATTTCAGCGTGGATTATTTACTAAACAAATGGCTACCTTGGGTGAGATTCCTAAAATAG
- a CDS encoding DNA recombination protein RmuC (COG1322 Uncharacterized protein conserved in bacteria): MLSELTSSQYLLIIGALIFCCVVLFFISARRKRDSQELQQDLNKTIEDFNQLLSKFEASQLAKSQLEQAVVKYQTNAEGLQVRLLERDEKLGYLQKELDEEQARHNEISEKITALKERFGIASAQAESLEKQLEHSQSNFYRKEQENRELVEKLTALSQEFTELKTTLAEKEKNFAEQQQNIEQSKQQLSTEFQNLANRILEEKSRSFSQSNQTALDSLLKPFREQIEGFQKRVNEIHSESLKGNAGLEAEIKKVLDIGLNMSQQANNLASALKGEKKTLGNWGEVQLERALQSAGLIEGEHYEAQVHFKDSEGKHNYPDFILNLPDKKHLIIDSKMSLVAYESAVNSDDEMLRQSKLREHIKAIKNHVDDLSRKDYSNLIGMRSPNFVLMFIAVEPAYIEAMKMDPSLFNYGYEKNVIIVSHTTLMPILRTVANLWRIERGNEEAREISARAGEIYNQICVVAERLGKLGSTLSTVSSHYNNTVTALVGQQGLVGKVERFKDLSAKANKTMPNVELLHNDVEVERLQVVKIEEKNDKP, from the coding sequence ATGCTATCTGAATTGACTTCATCACAATACCTTTTGATTATTGGCGCGCTTATTTTTTGCTGTGTCGTGTTATTTTTTATCAGCGCGCGTCGTAAACGTGACAGCCAAGAATTGCAACAAGATCTCAATAAAACCATCGAAGATTTCAATCAATTATTAAGCAAATTTGAAGCCTCTCAACTCGCCAAAAGCCAGCTCGAACAAGCTGTCGTGAAATATCAAACCAATGCAGAAGGGTTGCAAGTGCGTTTGCTTGAACGTGATGAAAAATTAGGCTATTTACAAAAAGAATTAGACGAAGAACAAGCTCGCCATAACGAAATTTCAGAAAAAATCACTGCACTGAAAGAACGCTTTGGGATTGCATCTGCACAGGCGGAAAGTTTAGAAAAACAACTTGAACATAGCCAAAGCAATTTCTATCGCAAAGAGCAAGAAAATCGCGAATTAGTGGAAAAATTGACCGCACTTTCACAAGAATTTACGGAGCTAAAAACCACGCTTGCTGAAAAAGAGAAAAACTTTGCCGAACAGCAACAAAATATTGAGCAAAGTAAGCAACAACTAAGCACCGAATTTCAAAATCTCGCTAACCGAATTTTAGAAGAAAAAAGCCGTAGCTTTAGCCAAAGCAACCAAACCGCATTGGACAGCCTACTCAAGCCATTTCGTGAGCAAATTGAAGGCTTCCAAAAACGGGTGAATGAAATCCATTCCGAATCATTAAAAGGTAATGCGGGATTAGAAGCAGAAATCAAAAAAGTGTTGGATATCGGCTTAAATATGTCGCAACAAGCAAATAATCTAGCTTCCGCACTGAAAGGTGAAAAGAAAACCTTAGGTAACTGGGGCGAAGTGCAATTAGAGCGTGCGTTGCAATCAGCGGGCTTGATTGAAGGCGAACATTACGAAGCACAAGTGCATTTTAAAGACAGTGAAGGGAAACACAATTACCCTGATTTCATCTTGAATTTGCCGGATAAAAAGCATTTGATTATCGACAGCAAAATGTCGTTGGTAGCGTATGAAAGTGCGGTCAATTCTGACGATGAAATGCTTCGTCAAAGCAAATTGCGTGAGCATATCAAAGCAATTAAAAACCACGTTGACGACCTGTCACGCAAGGATTACAGCAACTTGATTGGAATGCGTAGCCCGAATTTTGTGCTGATGTTTATTGCGGTTGAGCCTGCTTATATCGAAGCAATGAAAATGGATCCAAGCCTGTTTAATTATGGCTATGAGAAAAATGTCATTATTGTTTCTCACACCACCTTAATGCCGATTTTACGCACTGTTGCAAACTTGTGGCGTATTGAACGAGGCAATGAAGAAGCAAGAGAAATCAGTGCTCGCGCAGGAGAAATTTACAACCAAATTTGCGTAGTTGCAGAACGTCTTGGTAAGCTCGGTAGCACACTTTCTACCGTTAGCTCCCACTATAACAACACCGTCACTGCACTTGTTGGTCAACAAGGCTTAGTGGGCAAAGTCGAACGCTTCAAAGACCTCTCCGCCAAAGCCAACAAAACTATGCCAAACGTGGAATTACTCCACAATGATGTAGAAGTCGAACGCTTGCAAGTGGTTAAAATTGAAGAAAAAAACGACAAGCCATAA